GCAGGAGCGTTACCTCAAGGACGAGCGTAGCCTAAATTTGTATCTGCTTGAGCTCGCCCTCCAGAACGTAACCTTGCGCCCAACAGCGGACGCTTCGCCGTTGCCGAGTGCGGACTTCGAAGCGTTGGCGAAAGACTACACGACAGTGTTGGCGCTGATTGAACGGGCGAGCCGGCGAGTCGACCGCCGTATTCTGAATGCCCTGCTGGATCAGCCGCAGGTAACTGATGCGCGCCTGCAGGACCTCCCTGCCATGACTGCGTTGGCACAAGGGCTCGAAGCAGCCTTGGCCACGGCGACTGCCCGCTTCAACGTGAGCTGGCAGGTAGCGGAAGGTGGCGAGGGTATGTTGCTGGCGCAGCGCCTGGAGCATGGCGTGGCAACGTCGTTCGCGCTGGGTCGAGCCTTTTGGCACTCGCCGGAGTATCGCGGTATCGGGGCGATGGCAGCGCGTCTGGCCGGATTGATCGGGTCTGGCGCTACGCTACAGATTGGGGACAACAATCGCCCGATTGCCACCTTTGGACAGGCCTTGGAGATACTACTCGCCGAAGGGCAACGCGGAGTCGGAGTGCAGCGTTACAAGGGACTCGGTGAGATGAACCCGGAACAGCTGTGGGAGACCACCATGGACGTCGCAGCCCGTCGCCTGTTGCGGGTGCGAGTCGAGGATGTGGTGGCCGCCGATCAGATGTTCAGTACGCTGATGGGAGATGACGTCGCGCCGCGGCGTGAATTTATCGAAACCAACGCTTTGGCGGTCGCCAATCTGGACGTCTGAGTTCGTCCGGATCTAGGCCGGCACCAGCTCAGGCGGCTGGTGCTGGTAAGGCGTCCTGGGGCGCTGGCTCGCGGTGCCCGCAGGTTTTGTCCGGGCAAACTTTCTCGGCGCCGCGTCGCTTGCCTATCTTGAGCGTCATGATCGCGTGGCCACACTTTGGACAAGGCTCGGCTAAGGGAGGGTCCCAGACCGCGAATTTGCAGTCTGGATAACGGCTGCACGAGAAAAATAGCTTACCGTACCGTGACTTGCGCTCCATCAGAGTGCCCTGTTTGCATTCGGGGCAGGCGACGCCGGTATCCTTCGGTTTGTTGAGCGGCTCTACGTGTTTACAGGTAGGGTAGTTCTGGCATCCGATGAAGCGGCCATAACGGCCTCGTTTGTAGGCAAGGTCGCCTTCGCACAACGGGCACTTGCGATCCAGAAGCTCGGGCGCAGGTTCGGGCTCGCCATTGGCAGGTTTGATATCCCGGGTGTATTTACATTCAGGGTACGTTGTGCAGCCAATGAAATTGCCGCGTTTGCCAAGTCGTATGGCGAGCGGCTTACCACATTCCGGACAGGCTTCGTCAAGGAGTTGCTGCGTGACGTCCTTTCGAGCGACCGAGGTTTCAGTTTGTACCACGAGCTCGTGAAACGGCTGCCAGAAGCGTTCCAGCACCGGTAGCCACTCGGCCTCACCGCGTGACACGGCGTCGAGTTCGTCCTCCAGGCGGGCGGTGAAGTCGTAGTCGACGTACTGTGTGAAGAACTCGGTCAAGAACCGGCTCACGACACGGCCAACGTCGGTCGGCAGGAAGCGCTTGCCATCCAGGGCCACATATTCACGCTGCTGGAGTGTGGTGATGATATTGGCGTAGGTTGACGGCCGGCCGATGCCGTATTCCTCCAGAATCTTGATCAAACTGGCTTCGTTGTAGCGCGGGGGTGGTTCGGTAAAGTGTTGATTTGCCGCAAGTTCGCGCAGCTCCACTTCGGCATCCTGCTCCAGGGGCGGCAAGGATGACTCGTCCTGTTCGCCCTCCTCGCGGTTGTCGTACAGGGCCAGAAAACCCGGCTCCCGCACCGTGGAGCCGGTGGCCCGCAGCAGCGTCTCGGGGTGTGCTGGCGGACACAGATCCACGGCGACGGTATCAATCTGTGCCGGGGTCATCTGGCTCGCCAGCGTGCGGTTCCACACCAATGTATAAAGTTTGAGCTGGTCTGCGCTCAGGTGCGCCTTGAGCTTGTCCGGCGTAAGGGCGGCCGAACTTGGGCGAACGGCTTCGTGCGCTTCCTGTGCGTTCTTGCTCTTGGTCTTGAATACGTTGGGCGAGGCGGGCAGCGCCGGGTTACCGAAGCGCTCGAGGATAAGCTCGCGAATCTCCTGAACCGCCTCGGCCGCGAGACTGGTGGAGTCGGTACGCATATAGGTGATCAAACCCATCGGGCCACTGCCGATGTCCACACCCTCGTAGAGCTGTTGTGCAATCCGCATGGTGCGCTGGCCGGTAAAGCCAAAGCGTTTGGACGCCTCCTGCTGCAGGGTGGAGGTTATGAACGGTGGGGCAGGATTACGCTTGCGCGAGCGGCGGGTAATCGCCGCGACCCGCAATGTGCCGTTGGCCTGGGTTGCGATGGTGGCGCGCACCTGTTCGGCGCGCTCGCCTGTGACGATGCTGAACTGCTCGACTTTATCGCCTTCGAACTGCGCCAGCTTGGCAGTAAATCCGGCCTTGCCCTTGCCCGCCGTGGCATCAAGGGTCCAGTACTCCCGCGGCGTGAAGGCCTCGATTTCTTCCTCGCGCTCGACGATCAGTCGCAGCGCCGGGCTCTGCACCCGACCCGCCGACAGGCCGCGGCGGATCTTCTTCCATAACAGCGGCGAGATGTTGAAACCGACCAGATAGTCCAGCGCCCGCCGGGCCTGCTGGGCATTGACCAAATCCATGGAGATATCTCCCGGATTTTGCACCGCTTCCTGAATCGCCCGCTGGGTGATTTCGTGAAAAACCACCCTTCGGACCGGTTTGTCCTTGATGGCACCCCTTTCCTTGAGCAGCTCGGCCAGATGCCAGGCGATGGCCTCTCCCTCGCGGTCGGGATCGGTGGCTAGCAGCAGTTGATCCGCGGCGCGTAACGCCTTGGCGAT
Above is a window of Immundisolibacter sp. DNA encoding:
- the topA gene encoding type I DNA topoisomerase — encoded protein: MNNPRTVVVVESPAKAKTIKKYLGADYEVFASYGHVRDLVAKEGAVETDRNFSMRYESIERNQRHVDAIAKALRAADQLLLATDPDREGEAIAWHLAELLKERGAIKDKPVRRVVFHEITQRAIQEAVQNPGDISMDLVNAQQARRALDYLVGFNISPLLWKKIRRGLSAGRVQSPALRLIVEREEEIEAFTPREYWTLDATAGKGKAGFTAKLAQFEGDKVEQFSIVTGERAEQVRATIATQANGTLRVAAITRRSRKRNPAPPFITSTLQQEASKRFGFTGQRTMRIAQQLYEGVDIGSGPMGLITYMRTDSTSLAAEAVQEIRELILERFGNPALPASPNVFKTKSKNAQEAHEAVRPSSAALTPDKLKAHLSADQLKLYTLVWNRTLASQMTPAQIDTVAVDLCPPAHPETLLRATGSTVREPGFLALYDNREEGEQDESSLPPLEQDAEVELRELAANQHFTEPPPRYNEASLIKILEEYGIGRPSTYANIITTLQQREYVALDGKRFLPTDVGRVVSRFLTEFFTQYVDYDFTARLEDELDAVSRGEAEWLPVLERFWQPFHELVVQTETSVARKDVTQQLLDEACPECGKPLAIRLGKRGNFIGCTTYPECKYTRDIKPANGEPEPAPELLDRKCPLCEGDLAYKRGRYGRFIGCQNYPTCKHVEPLNKPKDTGVACPECKQGTLMERKSRYGKLFFSCSRYPDCKFAVWDPPLAEPCPKCGHAIMTLKIGKRRGAEKVCPDKTCGHREPAPQDALPAPAA